In the Sphingobium sp. RAC03 genome, AGCCGCCGGTCGGCGGTGCCAAGGTGCATCGGCATCGTGTAATGATTATGCCCGGTCATGATCACCGCGCGCGGCAACGCGCCGTGCCGCGCCAGACGATCCTGCATCAGCCCGACGAACTCCGCCTGAAAGCGTGGCGGGTCATATTGCGCGCAGGCGATCAGCAGCGGCAGCGTCGTCGCGGCTACTGCGTCCATTGGCATCCGGTCGGCATAGAGCGCCGCGTCGCCATAATAAGCCAGATCGCGCTGATCCAGCGGGGTATAGCCATAGAGGCCCGACAGCAGCACCGCGCCGCAAATGTCCGCGTCCCCCATCAGCTTCAGATAGCCCGCGACATGCACCGCCCCGGCGGATGTTCCCGCCAGCACGATCCGGTCCGGATCGCCGCCATGCTGCGCAGCATTGGCTTTCAGCCAGGCTACCACTGCCGCAACATCCTGTGCGCCTGCGGGCCACATATGGTCGGGGGCTAGGCGGTAGTTGATGACCACGCCGGCAAACCCCGCCTGCGCCGCCATCCGCCCGACATTGGCGTTGGGCCAGGCATCGGCTCCGCCCTTATTGCCTTTCAGGAACCCTCCACCGTGAACAAAGACCAATACCGGCGCGGGGCCGATGATGTCCACCGGCGCGTAGATATCCAGCCGGTGCCGCTCGTGCGGACCATAGGCGATGTCGCCCTGCGTGACCGGAACAGCCGCCTGAAGGGCGGACTGTTCAGCGTCGAACAGCGCGCGGCATTGCACCAAGACTTCAGGGCCAAGGCCTGTCCCCATGGCTGCTATTGCATGTCTGATGTCGCTCATACGCTCTATCCTAGCCGCACC is a window encoding:
- a CDS encoding alpha/beta hydrolase; this encodes MSDIRHAIAAMGTGLGPEVLVQCRALFDAEQSALQAAVPVTQGDIAYGPHERHRLDIYAPVDIIGPAPVLVFVHGGGFLKGNKGGADAWPNANVGRMAAQAGFAGVVINYRLAPDHMWPAGAQDVAAVVAWLKANAAQHGGDPDRIVLAGTSAGAVHVAGYLKLMGDADICGAVLLSGLYGYTPLDQRDLAYYGDAALYADRMPMDAVAATTLPLLIACAQYDPPRFQAEFVGLMQDRLARHGALPRAVIMTGHNHYTMPMHLGTADRRLADEICAFARDISN